In Thalassotalea fonticola, a single genomic region encodes these proteins:
- the lpxC gene encoding UDP-3-O-acyl-N-acetylglucosamine deacetylase has translation MIKQRTLKQSVNATGVGLHKGEKVQITLRPAPANTGIVFRRVDLEPMVDIQATPEAVGETTLCTCLVNEQGVQVSTVEHLLAAVAGLGIDNLVVEVDSPEIPIMDGSALPFVYLIQSVGIEEQNAAKKFLRITKKIRVEEGDKWAELCPHEGFKVNFAIDFDHPVIANTTQNISMDLSANSFIKEISRARTFGFMKDIEFLRSHNLALGGSLENAIVLDEYRMLNSEELRYDDEFVKHKILDAIGDLYMGGVSILGEMNSYKSGHGLNNMLLREVFKQVESWEWVTYEDERPSPIAYQDSVVA, from the coding sequence ATGATTAAACAACGTACTCTCAAACAAAGCGTAAATGCTACTGGTGTTGGTTTACATAAAGGTGAAAAGGTGCAGATTACTCTCCGTCCTGCGCCTGCGAACACGGGAATAGTATTCCGTCGTGTTGACCTTGAACCTATGGTAGATATTCAGGCTACACCTGAAGCTGTGGGCGAAACTACGTTGTGTACATGTTTAGTGAATGAGCAAGGTGTTCAAGTTTCCACCGTTGAACATCTGTTAGCCGCGGTAGCTGGCTTAGGTATTGATAACTTAGTTGTAGAAGTTGATTCTCCTGAGATCCCAATTATGGATGGTAGTGCCTTACCATTTGTATATTTGATCCAATCAGTAGGAATTGAAGAGCAAAACGCAGCTAAGAAATTTTTACGCATTACTAAAAAAATTCGTGTTGAAGAAGGTGATAAGTGGGCCGAATTATGTCCACACGAAGGTTTCAAAGTTAACTTTGCTATCGACTTCGATCACCCGGTAATTGCAAATACCACACAAAACATCAGCATGGATTTATCAGCTAACTCTTTTATCAAAGAAATTAGCCGTGCCCGTACTTTTGGCTTTATGAAAGACATTGAGTTTTTACGCTCACATAACCTAGCATTAGGTGGTAGCTTAGAAAATGCTATCGTACTTGATGAATACCGTATGCTTAATAGCGAAGAACTTCGTTATGATGACGAGTTTGTGAAGCATAAAATCTTAGATGCAATCGGCGACCTTTACATGGGCGGTGTTAGCATATTGGGTGAGATGAACTCATATAAATCAGGCCATGGCTTAAATAACATGTTGTTACGCGAAGTATTCAAACAGGTTGAAAGCTGGGAATGGGTAACCTATGAAGACGAGCGCCCATCACCAATAGCTTACCAAGATTCCGTTGTAGCGTAA
- the ftsZ gene encoding cell division protein FtsZ, whose product MFELMEDHNEEAVIKVIGVGGGGGNAVEHMVSQTIEGVEFITANTDSQALRNSSANVTLQMGCDVTKGLGAGANPEIGRKSAEEDRETIRQTLQGSDMIFIAAGMGGGTGTGAAPVVAEIAKEMGILTVAVVTKPFPFEGKKRMNYADQGIEFLQNNVDSLITIPNEKLLKVLGPGTSLLDAFKAANNVLLGAVQGIAELITRPGLINVDFADVRTVMSEMGTAMMGSGQAAGEDRAEEAAEAAISSPLLEDVDLAGARGILVNITAGMDISIDEFETVGNAVKAFASENATVVVGAVIDPEMTEELRVTVVATGIGQQQKPEISIVPPMQKPEPMVVNASYAPSPEPEVANNAYTETSTAPQTAPAVETDYLDIPAFLRKQAD is encoded by the coding sequence AAGACCACAACGAAGAAGCGGTGATTAAAGTCATCGGTGTTGGCGGAGGTGGCGGTAACGCTGTCGAGCATATGGTGTCACAAACCATAGAAGGTGTTGAGTTTATTACTGCAAATACCGACTCACAGGCACTGCGTAATTCATCTGCTAACGTAACGTTGCAAATGGGTTGTGATGTGACTAAAGGCTTAGGCGCTGGCGCCAACCCTGAAATTGGTCGCAAAAGTGCTGAAGAAGATAGAGAGACAATTCGTCAAACCTTGCAAGGTTCAGACATGATCTTTATCGCTGCAGGTATGGGCGGAGGCACGGGTACAGGTGCGGCACCGGTAGTTGCTGAAATTGCCAAAGAAATGGGGATACTAACGGTTGCAGTGGTAACTAAACCATTCCCATTTGAAGGCAAAAAGCGGATGAACTATGCCGACCAAGGTATTGAATTTTTACAAAATAATGTTGATTCATTAATTACCATCCCTAACGAAAAGCTATTAAAAGTGTTAGGCCCTGGCACAAGCTTATTAGATGCATTTAAAGCCGCTAATAATGTTTTACTGGGTGCAGTACAAGGTATTGCTGAATTAATTACTCGTCCTGGTTTAATCAACGTCGATTTCGCCGATGTACGTACTGTAATGTCTGAAATGGGCACGGCAATGATGGGCTCTGGCCAAGCCGCTGGCGAAGATCGTGCTGAAGAAGCGGCAGAAGCTGCAATTTCTAGCCCATTGCTTGAAGATGTTGATTTAGCTGGCGCTCGCGGTATATTAGTAAATATTACTGCTGGTATGGATATCTCAATTGATGAGTTTGAAACAGTAGGTAACGCAGTTAAAGCATTCGCCTCAGAAAATGCTACCGTTGTCGTGGGTGCGGTAATTGACCCTGAAATGACTGAAGAGCTGCGCGTAACAGTTGTAGCAACGGGCATTGGGCAACAGCAAAAACCTGAAATTTCAATTGTACCACCAATGCAAAAGCCTGAGCCTATGGTAGTAAACGCAAGTTATGCGCCATCACCAGAGCCAGAAGTTGCTAATAACGCGTACACTGAAACTAGCACGGCGCCACAAACGGCACCTGCGGTAGAGACTGATTATTTAGATATTCCTGCATTTTTACGAAAGCAGGCTGACTAA